The Aspergillus oryzae RIB40 DNA, chromosome 5 genome segment AAAATCCTTCGCCATGGTACTGAGGGCAGGTGCTACcatggaggatgaggctggCGATATGAATGTAAAGCACGACACAGTAACCACTGCCATCCACTTTTTGCTCGTCTTCCAGTTCTTTGGGTTTTCTGGATCGTCAGGGCTTTCCCATTGGACCTGAACTCGTTAGGACATCAGCTTGGCGAATGAACATCGGCGTGTAGTATCGTACAAGTTTCGATGCCGCCTCTGCGGCGTCCTTTTCATGGTCGGGTTGTGCTTGCTCAAGGTCTcgctcctccatcttcccagtAGCATGTGGATGAGAGTGTTCGTCCATCGCATAATTAAAGAGAAAGCTTCCTGTAAAGAACCTTAATGGTGATCTAGTTAGTCAAAGTCCATATGATTGTTTCCTGGGcggtatatatatcttgaagTCACTGGTTCAATCGCTGACTAACCgatggggaaaagaaaataagaacaCTGCGAACTAGGGCATTGACTAGACTGGCCTAACCTGGATTCGTAATGAGTAGCATAGTTATATACCAGGTGTGGAGGCAACACGGttttcaacatcaacaagcGGAGTGGAACTTTTCGATGGCCGTCCGGAGGATGAAGTATGAGGAGGGACTTCCGAATGTGGAAATTTTAGTCCGGCTCCACCGGTCGGACTTCCGTCTATCTGAATGTTCCGGCGCAACTCCTACTATTCATTCCTTACTATGCCAACCTACACGGAACAAGGCCAAGCATAATTTCTGCTAGCGTTCTTATACGTAATCTTTTCTATTAATGTTCCCCTTTTATGGACTCCCCTTCGCAAAGCTTGTTTCGTCGTAATGGAAGTCGACGTTCATGCGAAGCGTGTCGCAAATTGAAAACCAAATGTGACCACGCATCGCCCAAATGCGGTCGATGTGCTCAAAAGAATGTCTCGTGTGTTTATGATCCGGCGCCGATGACAAGAACATTCCGACCACAATCAGTACTGAAGAGTAGAGCACAGCGGAAACCAAGAAATTCCAAATCACCCGCATCGTGGGCCTTCCCTCTTCTACGGATGACTGTGGATCTGCTGTTCATTAGGCTAATCCTTTTGATAGACCTGATATACACAAAGGTGGACCACCAGAGCTGATCCCATCGCATAGCCAGGCGGTCGTGGTGAGTACGCCGCCATTGGAGAGCGCTGGCTTCCTCGGCCCAACCAGCTATCGCTCCTTGATGAGTGAACCTATTAGCGATAGTGATCCGGGCGTAGCAGACACTGACCGTACAACGTATACTATCGATCCGCGGCAACTCGATCTGGGACTCAAAATCTTAGATTTCCTGGCTGATAATGCAGTTCTGGTGAGAGGTTTAGTGATCAAAGTGTATCAGCTTGGGCGAACACCTATCGTCCCGGAAGTGCTTATGCTTCCTGCGCTCGATATGCTATGGGATATCTTTGGGGACTATATTGCCCAAGATGAACCATCAAGGCTACGCACAGTTGTCCGCATTTTCGAAAACTCATACCAACAAGTCCCCGGCAGATTGGCCATGAACGTTGGTGAGCTGTGCCAATGGATCAGCGGCAAGAATGTCAGGTGGGAAACCATCGGTAGTGTCTTACAGATTGCTACTATGGGCTTGATTCATACCCCCGAGCGTGATGCTACCCTTATTGATCCCCAACAGAGAAACAAGGATGAGGTTCTTGCTCAAATGCTCGAGGTCATAGATCAACTACTACCACTTAGCAATGCACTGCCTGCTGTCAATCAGCTCATGGTTTGCCTGAAATATTATCAGATGATGCTTGCCTCTCAAAGATTCGGTGACTCAAGTATGGAGTTGTCAAGGGTTCTGTTTATGGCTAGAGCAATACTGATATTTCGTGTAGGTCGTTGGTTGTACTCGTCCCTAGGGGAACTCTCTTCATGCGTTTACGCCACGGGAATCCACCAGTACGATATACCTACGGGACGTTATCCGGGGTTTATTGACTTGTGGCGCAGGAGGTGCTTCGCCGTCGTGTATTCCATAGACAAAACTATTGCCACAATACTAGGGCGACCACCCTCACTGACCCGACATTATTGTGTCTTGAAGCCGCCACTAGACATTGATGATGACATAGATACTTCGAACTACGAGCAGAGTCTCCAAATGCTAGATAGCAATGGGTGGAATACCGACGGAAAACGACGCCCGTCTACTACCGTTCGTCTTCGGTTCCTTCTGGCGACAATTCGAGAGGAGATTCTTGAGCTACACTTGGGGGTTAACTATGTCGACATTGAGGGGAAAACAAGGTATAGCCTAAATAGCAGGACCCGTAACATTACTCGAGCTAATATGTTTATAGCAATATCTTGCAAAACCTTCATTCAATTTGGGATACGTGCCCGAGCCATATGAAATATTCACCCGAAATGTGGAATGAACAGATACCCTGCCAGGATGTCATTGCTCTCCTTTCTATCTACTTGGATTATCTTCACtcaatcttcttgctgcatCGTTTCGCGGCCCAAGGATGTCAAAGCGAAAAGCccaaggagcttctccttgtGGCAAAAACCATCCTCTCGAccgtcctcgtcatcaacgAATATCGGGAAAGGTCGAGAGAAGTCAGAAGCGACTTTTCAAGCATTGTAAGCTGCCATCGGAACACTGGGGAATATTTACCCATTCTAAAACAGCCTAACGCATGCTGCAGTTTCTACCATACGGTCTTCCCAGCGCCGAACTTCTTGCGACGGAGTTACTCAAATCCTCTAATCCTCTACTGAGCGGTGCCTATCCCGGCTTGCCCCGGGCGGAAATCATACGGGAGCTCACCCTTTACATCTCCTGCCTCAGCTGGGTAGCTAGGCCCGGGAGTGGTAATCTGGGGTTCTGCAAGAAGGTCAAGGCGAGACTGACCAGCATCCTGGACAAAATCCTTGACCCCTCGTATGTCGCAGAAGGGTCGAGTAGCAATGATGGTGGAACAAGCAGCGATGTTTCGTGGGCCTTTCCTGACCTCCTTGACTCCGACTTTACGATCAATAGTTTACTTCACTCAGATGACGGGAGTAACTGGGACCCTGGATTCGATTTATTTTGTGGGCCTGTCTTCTAGTTATATAGCCGCCGTAAATTAGGGCTTCAGACCTGGCCAGGCAGCTCTCTATCCACATATGAAGTTAATACATTACTCGAGAAGCCATTAAACCGAGTAGCTGCTGCGTTAGTGTAGGTTGTAATCTGTTTTAGCTCTATATTACCTACACTCAGTGAATATAAACTTACCTCCCATATTCTTATACACCAACCAATCCCTAACCTTCGCCTCACAACGAAGAGTAGCACCCCGAACAACATAGTCACACCCATCACAAGTTGGTCCCCAGATAGGCATTTATTGTGTGACGCAACAGATTCTTATCCCCTAGTGAGGCTTGAATAGCCAACGGCTCCAGCATGGCTGGGAGTAGAGGCGATGAGTGTGTTATTACTTGCTTAGGCCGATGGCTTGTCTACAGCAGGAAGCATTTAAACCGAGAAGCCACATCATCGCCAGGACGGTGTGGATGCAATTCATTCAGCTAGAAACACATAAGAAATGACAAGTAATGAGAATGATACAAGACAATTCCGAAACACCCAACCATGGCCGTCCCTAATACCATGCATGTccagccatcatcatctaAAGCATCATGGCAACAACAAACAGAGAGGCCATCGTCCCGACAGCAACCATGCCGGGCCTCAAGTCAGCAGCTCCACCATTGACGACACTCTTCACAccatctttgatatcattgccaaCTTCCCTGACTCCATTGAGCCAGGTGCCATTAGTGTTTGTGCAAGTCTCACCCTTGGCACAGCAGCCGTACCCGCCATCATCGTTTTTGTGACACTCTTCATTCGCGCTGCAGCTGCCTTGGTTGCCACAGCATTGctcatccttggagatgCACATCCAACCACATCTCTTATTGTCATCGGCGCATCCAAAACCGTCAGGTGAGCGCGCTGCGAGAGCAGGGGACTTAACCTCAAggctcctcttccaccagtCCCAGCCGCCGGTTTCACTGTTGCATTCTTGGTCCTTGTCAATACACATGATACCACATCGCTTGTTATTGTCAGAGCATCCATAGTTGGGGTTGCACTCCTCCGTCTTAGGAATACACATGATTCCACATCGCTTGTTATCGTCCGCACATCCCCAATCAGGCGAGCGCACTGCAAGAGCATGGGAATTATCCTCAAggctcctcttccaccaatcCCAGCCACCAGTTTCGCCATTGCACTCCTCGCTCCTTGGAATACACATAATGCCGCACCTTTTGTTATCCTCAGCACATCCCCAGTCAGGCGAGCGCACTGCGACAGCATTTGACCTAGCCTCAAgactcctcttccaccaatcccaaccaccagTCTCACCGTTGCATTCCTCACTCTTCGGAATACACATGATGCCACATCGTTTGTTGTCCTCAGCACATCCCCAATCAGGCGAGCGAGCTGCAAGAGCAAGGGGATTATGCTCGAGGCTCCTCCGCCAATCCCAAAACCAGCCGGCATTTTCACTATTGCATTCCTGGTCCTTGTCAATACATGAGAAACCGCATCGCTTATTATCCTTGGAGCACCAGTCATTGTCATCGGGGTTGCATTCTTGATCATTGGGAATACAGTTCAAACCGCATCGCTTGTTGTCTTTGGCACACCCGTCATTGTCCTCGGGTTTGCATTCTTGGTCCTTTGGAATACACATTATACCGCATCGCTTGTTGTCCTCAGCGCATCCCCAGTCGGGCGAGCGTACTGCGAGAGGATGGGCGGTGTTGAGGGGTTTCAAGGGTTGGAGTTGAGCGGAGTCATGGCGGATGGATTCAGCGTTCGAGTTAACAGCGTCGAGAGGGTTGCAAAGGGTCGGAGCGgcagggagaaggaggccgaGACAGACAGTAGTAGATAATGAGGTCCGCATGGTGGATGAATTGCTGGATACACCAGTGTACCAGGTAATTTGGGGTTTGGTGGTGCGTCGAGCTCAAGGGGGTTATGACAATTGTGGTATCGTGGGATGTAGAAATAAAATTTGTCTGATTGAGTGATTTCAGTCAAGAATGGCGAGCAAGAGCTCCATATTTATAACGCATAGTTCTGTATAGAAACATCATTGAAGTAGTAGTATCTATACACATCCTGGCACTTCGGGTAGCCCtgccaagaaaaaaggcTCACCCTGCATGAGAGGATTCAAGTGGCGGCGATGTCAGCAAAGGGTACTGCTTAGCCAAGCCCTGTGGGAACAGCCACTGCAATCAACCCTGCTCGGTCGCGTCTAATCATCTTGTAAGGAATTATTACAGACTCAAGCTACGATATCCGCCCGTTGGTGAGGTATGCCGATCGTTTCGCACCATCATCAATGTATCAGCCGAGCAGGACCAGCGGCAAAGGACCCTGCATGTAAGGGTCCTGCTCCATATTAATGGGTATTGTTAATGCTCACGACCTTCGTGGAGGCAGTGGCGTAGAGCGGCGGTTTCTTTTCATATTTACGGCTTAATCGGTTCTACGAGCCTTATGCACTTATCACCCATCAAGAGCAATAAACTCATAGTTCTACCCCGGTATACTGAGCGACAGGGATACTATTTCACGACTGTTTTGAGAGAGTTGCAATTCAAGAAGGGCATGCTGAGCAGAGCGATGATATCATGTGCTTGAGACCCTTGAAACAGGGGCAAATATTTCCTGTCATCCCAATGCATAGTGAGACCCCGACAAGGCTGTGTTTTCGAATATTAGTAACCAGTTGTCTGGTCTTGACCAAGAACTTTGGATATTCATAGCAAGGTCAATGGAAGGcgatattgatatcgccTGTATCAGCTTGTCTCTTGTGTGAGAGCCATCCAAACACCTCCTTCACGAACTACGATATTCAGTCATGTCCTGAAAACCGCGGACCGCTTGAGCAATAACCACAAAGTACCTGTGGGAGGCCTCAGTAGTCAAAGGAACCAATAGAATCACCGGCTCTGCTTACTCCAGAAGGCAGTGTTCTCGATATGGGACGCCTAGCAGGTCAGTTATAAAGGACCCAACGTTCTACCGTTTTCAATCATACGCAAACGAATCCCTGAGACAATATTTTATGCATTTACCATGCGTAACCGACGTTATATCTTCAATAGAATGATTGTTTGTTATTCGAGCGTGTAATATTTAAAGCAAACCAGCAAATTGGCACACCTCTTGGCATTCGGATAACTGTAAGGCCGCCGATCCAGGCGCAGAAAGTCTGTAGGCCCATGAAGAACCAATTATTACCGGTAAAAGGGCAGGTAACATGAAATGTATGCCTACTAGGCAAGGATTCCTTCACAGGGACAAGTCCACTGGAGATAGCTGAGTCAAGAGCTCCGGGTTGCGAAACGTGAACACGGACACGATTATATATCTTGCACTGTTAGTTGAAAAACAAGCTAGTATGACACTATGCGTTAGTGTCACACCCCAGGAGTCTCCAGTCTAAGCCACTCTGCCAATAGGAACAACATATAATCACCTTAGCAGGGCATAAAATGGTCAGATAATCAAAACACATGGCCGATCATAATGATGCATTAATTTGGTTCGGCGTAATGGAATCCCAACATAAGATGAAGCCGCTTCACGTACAGACAAGCCTCGTAATATTTTGTTTAAATAGCCTCGGTTTCTGCTTGCATTGGCGTGCGCATCGCGAACTCTCGTCCAGCGGAACCGCGGACCCGCGGTAGAGAAGGAATCGTGGTGATTTCTGATATGCCGTATTGGCCCCACAAAATGTCTATTCTCTGAGGCACAGACCACATCTCTAACAGAATTGTCCGAGCTGACATCTTTTGCACAGCCTGATGCCTCGGGCCAGACGTTGACCATGTGGGGTCTATTCCCCGCTCAATGCTGATCATGTTGAGAAGGCCAATAAATATCGGTGCCCCCGACGCGT includes the following:
- a CDS encoding fungal specific transcription factor domain-containing protein (predicted protein) produces the protein MLPALDMLWDIFGDYIAQDEPSRLRTVVRIFENSYQQVPGRLAMNVGELCQWISGKNVRWETIGSVLQIATMGLIHTPERDATLIDPQQRNKDEVLAQMLEVIDQLLPLSNALPAVNQLMVCLKYYQMMLASQRFGDSSMELSRVLFMARAILIFRVGRWLYSSLGELSSCVYATGIHQYDIPTGRYPGFIDLWRRRCFAVVYSIDKTIATILGRPPSLTRHYCVLKPPLDIDDDIDTSNYEQSLQMLDSNGWNTDGKRRPSTTVRLRFLLATIREEILELHLGVNYVDIEGKTRYSLNSRTRNITRANMFIAISCKTFIQFGIRARAI
- a CDS encoding uncharacterized protein (predicted protein); this encodes MPIWGPTCDGCDYVVRGATLRCEAKVRDWLVYKNMGATRFNGFSIGVKEVRKGPRNIAACSTIIATRPFCDIRGVKDFVQDAGQSRLDLLAEPQITTPGPSYPAEAGDVKGELPYDFRPGQAGIGTAQ
- a CDS encoding uncharacterized protein (predicted protein) is translated as MRTSLSTTVCLGLLLPAAPTLCNPLDAVNSNAESIRHDSAQLQPLKPLNTAHPLAVRSPDWGCAEDNKRCGIMCIPKDQECKPEDNDGCAKDNKRCGLNCIPNDQECNPDDNDWCSKDNKRCGFSCIDKDQECNSENAGWFWDWRRSLEHNPLALAARSPDWGCAEDNKRCGIMCIPKSEECNGETGGWDWWKRSLEARSNAVAVRSPDWGCAEDNKRCGIMCIPRSEECNGETGGWDWWKRSLEDNSHALAVRSPDWGCADDNKRCGIMCIPKTEECNPNYGCSDNNKRCGIMCIDKDQECNSETGGWDWWKRSLEVKSPALAARSPDGFGCADDNKRCGWMCISKDEQCCGNQGSCSANEECHKNDDGGYGCCAKGETCTNTNGTWLNGVREVGNDIKDGVKSVVNGGAADLRPGMVAVGTMASLFVVAMML